One Alosa alosa isolate M-15738 ecotype Scorff River chromosome 22, AALO_Geno_1.1, whole genome shotgun sequence DNA segment encodes these proteins:
- the LOC125287956 gene encoding 5-hydroxytryptamine receptor 7 → MAGLTSEVMDLRLQHAQETTVATLTSSSPMDNETSCGEYILNYGRVEKMVIGLILTLLTFLTICGNLLVVMSVCFVKKLKQPSNYLIVSLAIADLSVAVAVMPFVSITDLIGGQWIFGRVFCNVFIAMDVMCCTASIMTLCVISIDRYMGITKPLTYPVRQNGRCMAKMVFSVWLLSASITLPPLFGWAQNVNDGHVCLISQDLGYTVYSTAVAFYIPMSVMLYMYYRIYRAAKVSAAKHTIAGFPRAASAAAARPRAGEDKEEDEEEGGRDGTGGGGRRSGMMGAECAAAALKLQREAEECASFSRLLRSDRKTLSIFRREQKAAATLGVVVGAFSVCWLPFFLLSTARPFVCGVECSCVPLWLERTFLWLGYTNSLVNPFIYAFFNRDLRTTYNNLIRCRYRNINRKLSAASMHEALKLTEKPQHGALVAGSGQAGRTLL, encoded by the exons ATGGCCGGATTGACCTCGGAGGTGATGGACTTGCGCCTGCAGCATGCGCAAGAGACGACCGTGGCAACTTTGACAAGTTCAAGCCCGATGGATAATGAGACGAGTTGCGGCGAGTACATCCTGAACTACGGGCGCGTGGAAAAGATGGTGATTGGTTTAATTTTGACGTTGCTCACTTTTCTAACCATATGTGGGAATTTACTGGtggtcatgtctgtgtgtttcgtAAAGAAGCTTAAACAGCCCTCTAATTACCTTATCGTGTCTCTGGCCATCGCGGACCTGTCAGTTGCCGTGGCTGTGATGCCGTTTGTCAGCATTACCGACCTAATTGGTGGTCAGTGGATTTTTGGCCGGGTCTTCTGCAATGTGTTTATAGCCATGGACGTGATGTGTTGCACCGCATCAATCATGACGCTCTGTGTGATCAGCATTGATCG ATACATGGGTATAACCAAGCCATTAACGTATCCCGTTCGTCAAAATGGAAGGTGCATGGCCAAGATGGTGTTTTCTGTATGGCTCCTCTCCGCGTCAATCACTCTCCCCCCTCTGTTCGGCTGGGCCCAGAACGTCAACGACGGCCACGTGTGCCTGATCAGCCAGGACCTGGGCTACACCGTCTACTCCACGGCTGTGGCCTTCTACATCCCCATGTCCGTGATGCTCTACATGTACTACCGCATCTACCGCGCGGCCAAGGTCAGCGCCGCCAAGCACACCATCGCCGGGTTCCCGCGCGCGGCGTCTGCGGCAGCGGCCAGGCCCAGGGCGGgcgaggacaaggaggaggacgaggaggagggggggagggacgGCACGGGCGGCGGCGGCCGGCGCTCGGGGATGATGGGCGCGGAGTGCGCGGCGGCCGCCCTCAAGCTCCAGCGCGAGGCGGAGGAGTGCGCCAGCTTCTCGCGCCTGCTCCGCAGCGACCGCAAGACGCTGTCCATCTTCCGGCGCGAGCAGAAGGCGGCGGCCACGCTGGGCGTGGTGGTGGGCGCCTTCAGCGTCTGCTGGCTGCCCTTCTTCCTGCTGTCCACAGCGCGGCCGTTCGTCTGCGGCGTGGAGTGCAGCTGCGTGCCGCTGTGGCTGGAGCGGACGTTTCTGTGGCTGGGCTACACCAACTCGCTGGTCAACCCCTTCATCTACGCCTTCTTCAACCGTGACCTGCGCACCACCTACAACAACCTCATCCGCTGCCGCTACCGCAACATCAACCGCAAGCTGTCCGCCGCCAGCATGCACGAGGCCCTCAAGCTGACGGAGAAGCCCCAACATGGTGCATTAGTCGCTGGGTCAGGTCAGGCTGGCAGGACCCTGCTGTAA
- the pank1b gene encoding pantothenate kinase 1 isoform X2, with protein MILKILDVKKPAFPWFGMDIGGTLVKLVYFEPKDITAEEEQEEVESLKSIRRYLTSNVAYGDTGIRDVHLELCNLTICGRTGNLHFIRFPTHDMLGFIHMGRDKNFSSLHTTLCATGGGAYKFEDDFRMIANLELQKLDELDCLINGLLYLDSVGFNGHPECYFFENPSDPENCVKRPCCLENPFPMLLVNIGSGVSILAVHSKDDYKRVTGTSLGGGTFLGLCCLLTGCETFEEALEMAAKGDSSNVDKLVKDIYGGDYERFGLQGGAVASSFGHMMSKEKRDSISKEDLARATLVTITNNIGSLARMCAVNENIERVVFVGNFLRINTVSTKLLAYAMDFWSKGQLKALFLEHEGYFGAVGAFLELLRMTDDL; from the exons ATGATACTGAAAATCTTGGACGTGAAGAAACCAG CCTTCCCCTGGTTTGGGATGGACATCGGCGGCACGCTGGTCAAGCTGGTCTATTTCGAGCCCAAGGACATCACGgcggaggaggagcaggaggaggtggagagccTGAAGAGCATCCGCCGCTACCTGACCTCCAACGTGGCCTACGGCGACACGGGCATCCGCGACGTCCACCTGGAGCTGTGCAACCTGACCATCTGTGGCCGCACGGGCAACCTGCACTTCATCCGCTTCCCCACACACGACATGCTTGGCTTCATCCACATGGGCCGCGACAAGAACTTCTCCAGCCTCCACACCACGCTCTGTGCCACCGGCGGAGGCGCCTACAAGTTCGAGGATGACTTCCGCATG ATCGCCAACCTGGAGCTCCAGAAACTGGACGAGCTGGACTGCCTGATCAACGGCCTGCTCTACCTTGACTCGGTGGGCTTCAACGGACACCCTGAGTGCTACTTCTTCGAGAACCCCTCGGACCCTGAGAACTGCGTCAAGCGGCCGTGCTGCCTGGAGAACCCGTTCCCCATGCTGCTGGTCAACATCGGCTCGGGGGTCAGCATCCTGGCCGTCCACTCCAAGGACGACTATAAGCGGGTCACCGGGACCAG TCTGGGAGGGGGGACGTTCCTGGGTCTGTGCTGCCTGTTAACAGGCTGTGAGACGTTCGAGGAGGCTCTGGAAATGGCCGCCAAAGGGGACAGCTCCAACGTGGACAAGCTGGTGAAGGATATCTATGGAGGAGACTATGAGCGCTTTGGCCTCCAGGGGGGCGCTGTTGCCTCCAG CTTTGGCCACATGATGAGCAAAGAGAAACGCGATAGCATCAGCAAAGAGGACCTGGCCAGAGCCACACTCGTCACCATCACCAACAACATCGGCTCACTGGCGCGCATGTGCGCCGTCAATGAG AATATTGAAAGAGTTGTTTTTGTGGGCAACTTCTTGCGAATCAATACTGTGTCAACCAAGCTGCTAGCCTATGCTATGGACTTCTGGTCAAAAGGACAGCTTAAAGCCCTCTTTTTGGAACATGAG GGCTATTTTGGGGCTGTCGGTGCTTTTCTTGAGTTACTAAGGATGACCGATGACCTGTAA
- the pank1b gene encoding pantothenate kinase 1 isoform X1, which yields MENDQDNGPNGTSSQYLNGTVNGFHPSQQSNGGGIGHNSSKGSGGENSHSSSHSGIENIHHLHHPDVHNNGSPAKRCRRRRRMDSGKKNRPPFPWFGMDIGGTLVKLVYFEPKDITAEEEQEEVESLKSIRRYLTSNVAYGDTGIRDVHLELCNLTICGRTGNLHFIRFPTHDMLGFIHMGRDKNFSSLHTTLCATGGGAYKFEDDFRMIANLELQKLDELDCLINGLLYLDSVGFNGHPECYFFENPSDPENCVKRPCCLENPFPMLLVNIGSGVSILAVHSKDDYKRVTGTSLGGGTFLGLCCLLTGCETFEEALEMAAKGDSSNVDKLVKDIYGGDYERFGLQGGAVASSFGHMMSKEKRDSISKEDLARATLVTITNNIGSLARMCAVNENIERVVFVGNFLRINTVSTKLLAYAMDFWSKGQLKALFLEHEGYFGAVGAFLELLRMTDDL from the exons ATGGAAAATGACCAAGATAATGGTCCGAACGGAACAAGTTCTCAATACCTGAATGGCACAGTGAATGGATTTCATCCATCACAACAAAGCAACGGAGGAGGCATAGGGCACAATTCGTCTAAAGGCAGTGGGGGTGAGAACAGTCACAGCAGTAGCCATAGCGGCATCGAAAATATCCACCATCTTCACCACCCGGACGTACACAATAATGGATCGCCAGCAAAACGATGCAGGCGTCGAAGGAGAATGGACTCGGGCAAAAAGAACAGACCTC CCTTCCCCTGGTTTGGGATGGACATCGGCGGCACGCTGGTCAAGCTGGTCTATTTCGAGCCCAAGGACATCACGgcggaggaggagcaggaggaggtggagagccTGAAGAGCATCCGCCGCTACCTGACCTCCAACGTGGCCTACGGCGACACGGGCATCCGCGACGTCCACCTGGAGCTGTGCAACCTGACCATCTGTGGCCGCACGGGCAACCTGCACTTCATCCGCTTCCCCACACACGACATGCTTGGCTTCATCCACATGGGCCGCGACAAGAACTTCTCCAGCCTCCACACCACGCTCTGTGCCACCGGCGGAGGCGCCTACAAGTTCGAGGATGACTTCCGCATG ATCGCCAACCTGGAGCTCCAGAAACTGGACGAGCTGGACTGCCTGATCAACGGCCTGCTCTACCTTGACTCGGTGGGCTTCAACGGACACCCTGAGTGCTACTTCTTCGAGAACCCCTCGGACCCTGAGAACTGCGTCAAGCGGCCGTGCTGCCTGGAGAACCCGTTCCCCATGCTGCTGGTCAACATCGGCTCGGGGGTCAGCATCCTGGCCGTCCACTCCAAGGACGACTATAAGCGGGTCACCGGGACCAG TCTGGGAGGGGGGACGTTCCTGGGTCTGTGCTGCCTGTTAACAGGCTGTGAGACGTTCGAGGAGGCTCTGGAAATGGCCGCCAAAGGGGACAGCTCCAACGTGGACAAGCTGGTGAAGGATATCTATGGAGGAGACTATGAGCGCTTTGGCCTCCAGGGGGGCGCTGTTGCCTCCAG CTTTGGCCACATGATGAGCAAAGAGAAACGCGATAGCATCAGCAAAGAGGACCTGGCCAGAGCCACACTCGTCACCATCACCAACAACATCGGCTCACTGGCGCGCATGTGCGCCGTCAATGAG AATATTGAAAGAGTTGTTTTTGTGGGCAACTTCTTGCGAATCAATACTGTGTCAACCAAGCTGCTAGCCTATGCTATGGACTTCTGGTCAAAAGGACAGCTTAAAGCCCTCTTTTTGGAACATGAG GGCTATTTTGGGGCTGTCGGTGCTTTTCTTGAGTTACTAAGGATGACCGATGACCTGTAA